The genomic DNA GCAAATTCTGATTGAGCTGCTCTAAACGATCGCGCATGACTTTGGGTGAGATGGGGATGGGCAGGTTGGGACGGGATGCGTGAAATTATTGTGCCCCAGTTGTACAATATCCAGCTTAACCGTGGAAATCTGACTAGGACGATGATTTTTTATACCGAACTATAGTTTCTACCCCACTCATCAGGCAATCGGTTTCATGCCAATCGCTGTTGTCACCACACAGTCTGCGGAAATCTATGCCTGTAATGTATCTAAAGACACGGGATAATATTTCGATCGTGCCGTTGCCAAACCTAAACTAACTCAAAGATACACAGGCTTGATGGATTGAAATAACGGCTAGAACCATCGACGGCAGGGGCTTTTATCTCGGGGACTTTTTCCCGTTCGCGGCATTTGATGGCATTTGAATCGTTAGGCCGGATTGCAATGCCTTATGCGCCGGCCATACCAGTTAATAGTTTCACCAAGTGAACGATCCGCTGAATATCTTGGGTCTGCGTAAATCGCATCTCGAGAAATTGTGAATTGGCTGATCGTTTTGGATGATGTATGGAGTCTGTCGGCGGTGTGAGCTTCTCCTGCTTGATTAAACGTCTACCTAGTCGTAAATCAATTTCATTGAAATTGTGAAAGTGCGCGATTTCGCGATCATGAAAATGGATTGTGGAAAATCCATCATCCCGCTCTGGCCAAGGTTGATGTGTTATTCCAGGGATACGTTCGAGTGCTGTGACTAGATTCAGCTTTAAATTTGACATTGACGGCTAACTTTAATCACGACTCACATTTTGAGTGACCTAGAGGCACCTCTGCGACCACTGCCTTAGAACCAGCGCTCATCGATGGTAAAAGCACCACTATCTTGCTGTCATGCATTTTTTCTTCGTAACCAATTTCTTACCCGACCTCGAGGTCGTATTTGCCATGCTCTTTCGTGGCAGTAGTAAATCAGCATTTTCGCAAAGAATTCAATTCCGCCGACCTTTAGTGCACTGCTGATATTGCCAAAGATGATATACGCGATCGTCACAGTTGTGGCAGTGGCAATAATTCGCCAACTCAATGTTTTTAGCAGGGTGCGAATGTGAGATTCTTTCAGCGATTTCTCGTTGGTTCTGAACCGGGTTTGAGTGTAAGGTTTTGTCAGCAATTTGTTGTTGGACATCAGTCTGAATGGAAAGATTTCGAACGAATGATGCGGCTTCATAGATCTAAGGTGGCTAACCACACATATCATGAAAGGCCCTAGATATCCCGCCGGCTCGGGATAATGTAGTGATTCATTGCGAAACATTCATCGGATCGATCCTCAATGCTGATGATTTAGACCAATCGTTGCCGCGCCACCGCACAATCTGCGAGAATCTGTTCTTTTAATGCATCTAAGGATGGGAACCGCTGCTCCGATCGAATAAACTCCAGTAGCTCCACTGTCAACTCCTGGCCATACAAATCCCCCTGCCAATCGAGTAAATGCACTTCGATCGTCTGTGATACCCCATTGACTGTAGGGCGGTTGCCAATATTCATCACGCCATACATGGCATTGCCCTGGTTCAAATCCTTCCCGGAAACCCTTACACCATAGACCCCTTGGGCTGGTACAAGTTTTGATTCAGGCAATTGCAGATTCGCGGTTGGGAAGCCGATCGTCCGGCCCAGCTGTTGGCCTTGGACGACTTTGCCAATTAATCGATAGGGCCGACCGAGGAGCTGTGATGCGTCTCCAATATCCCCAGTCGCCAAAGCCTGCCGCACCGCCGAGCTGCTAATTCGTTTGCCCCCCCGGGTTTGCAGCGAAACCTGTGTCACCTCCACACCAAAATTCGCCGCGAGATCTTGCAACAAATCAGCATTGCCGGCCCGCCGATGTCCAAACCGGAAATCCTTCCCCACACTAATGTGCTTGGCTTGCAGCTTCTCCACCAGAATCTGCTGGACAAATTCCTCCGGACTCAGATTGGCCAACTCCTGGTCAAACGGCAGCACCATCAACTGGTCAACGCCTGTTTGTTCCAGCAGTGAAATGCGTTCTTCAAACGGTGATAGCAAAGCCAAGGGCTGCTTACTAAAAAACTCGCGGGGGTGGGGCGAAAAGCTGACGACGGTGGCGTATAGCCGCAGCACTGCCTGCTCACGGGCCGCCAGCACCGGCTCAATTACCTGACGATGGCCGCAATGAATTCCGTCAAAATTACCCAGGGCGATCGCCGTTGGGGTAAGGGCTGTTTGTAATGATGTTGAGGTCCACACAGGCAGTATTGTTGCATAAAAGGTCAGGCAAGCTGCATCTATCGCAGGAGCGGATAAGCATCAGCTCACAGGTGGATTTTTGGCGAGGGATACAGCGATTTTTGCTCAATCAGCCGATTGCAACCAGCTTTGTAGCCGATTGAGGCTGCGCAACGCGGTCAGGTTATATTGCAGCGGTGTGAGCGTGATGTAATGTTCTCGGATTGCTTCAACGTCGGTTGGTAGATTATGCGTCGGGTCGGGGTCATCCACTTCTTCCACCGCTTCCCCCGCTAGCCAATAATAAGTCTTGCCCCGTGGGTCTTGGCGTTTTTCGAATACCTCGATATACCGCCGAATCCCCTGTCGAGCCAACTTCACACCCTGAATCGCCGCCGCCGGTATCGCCGGTACGTTGATATTTAGCAGAAGCATTTCTTGCAGGGGTTGTTCCTGAAGTTGGGCGACTAATTTTACGGCGTAGTCTGCGGCGGGTTGAAAATTCTTCTCGGTAAAGCTGGTCAGACTGACGGCAATGCTGGGAATCCCCTCAATCAGGCCTTCCATTGCGGCTGATACCGTGCCGGAATAAATTACATCAGTGCCAAGATTCGCCCCTTGGTTAATCCCGGAAATCACCAGGTCGGGTCGTTCATCTAACAGTGACCACAGCGCGAGCTTGACACAATCGGCGGGCGTTCCAGAACAAGACCAAGCGGTCACCGCCGGGTCGAAAATTCCATCCACAATCGTTGCCCGAATCGGCTGATGTAGGGTTAAGCCGTGCCCCGCCGCTGATCGCTCACGATCGGGACAAACCACGGTGACTTGATGTCCGGCAGCGGCAAGACCGTTTGCCAAGGCGCGCGCCCCAATTGCAAACACACCATCATCATTACTGATCAGAAGCTTCATGGAGTACGGAAAATAAGCGCTCAACTCGAACCCAAATCGTACACTAATCAGCCCAGTGTGGGTAGGTGAACCAATGACATTGGTGTGAATTCTAGATGGGTTTCGCCCGGAGTCGTGAAAAAGGCGCAGCTCTCTTCTAAACTGGATAGGCGTAATATTTTCTGCATTCTTTTTAGACGAATCTACTTATGACGGTCAGCGAACTCGAAGCCCAACTCGACGCCATTTGCCAAGAAGCACAGCAGGCGATCGCCGCCGCTGACAGCCTCGATGCCTTAGAGCAAATGCGGGTGAAATATATGGGGAAGAAAGGCCCCATTCCCAAAGTCCTTGGTGGGATGGGTAAGCTCGATCATGCCGATCGACCCCGAGTGGGGGCGCGGGCCAATGAAGTGAAAACCGCGATTCAAACAGAGCTCGACGATAAGAAGACCGCTTTGCAAGCCGCGGCAATTCAAGCCCGACTTGAGGCCGAAACCCTCGACGTGACGATGCCTGGCAACTACCGGCCCCAAGGTCGGAAGCATCCGCTGAATAGCACCACCGATCGTATCCTCGATATTTTTGTTGGCTTGGGCTACACCGTCGAAGAAGGTCCAGAGATGGAGACCGACTACTATAACTTTGAAGCCTTGAACTTTCTCCCGGACCACCCGGCTCGGGATATGCAAGATACGCTGTATCTGCCTGATGGCAATCTACTGCGGACCCATACTTCCACCGTGCAAGTCCGCTATATGGAGAATACTGACCCACCCATCCGGATCGTGGTTCCAGGCCGGGTTTACCGGCGTGATACCGTTGATGCGACACATTCTGCTGTATTCCACCAAGTTGAGCTATTGGCAGTGGATGAGGGGCTGACGTTTACTGATTTGAAAGGCACGCTCAAGGTGTTCTTGCAGGAATTCTTTGGTGAGGAGCTAGAAGTCCGATTCCGGGCGAGTTATTTCCCGTTTACTGAGCCTTCTGCCGAAGTTGATGTGAAATGGAAAGGGCGTTGGCTCGAAATTATGGGCTGTGGCATGGTTGACCCGAATGTGTTGAAATCGGCGGGCTATGACCCAGAAGTCTACACCGGCTTTGCCGCGGGTTTGGGGGTTGAGCGGATGGCGATGGTGTTGCACCAGATTGACGATATCCGACGTTTGTACAACAGTGACCTGCGATTCCTACAGCAATTCTAGGTCGGTTTTCAGTTCGGCATTGCGCATCCGGGCTGCAGATAATCTGATGCGAACCCCTTCTAGTGAATGACTAGAAGGGGTTTTCTGGTTTGAACCGCCGTGTCTTGGCTTGATGCTTGATCGCACATAACCAACTTAAAAAAATCCGGGAACAATCTTTCCAGCGTTTGGGTCTAGACTTCCAGGGATGTAACAAATCTGCCGCTTTTCGAGTCGCTGGAAGCTGCCATTTTGCTGTGCCGACATCGACTTTACGAAACATTACGTCGGTACAGAACTGAAGCCACAAAATAACCGCTTCATCCACAATTTAAGACCTATTCGAAATGCACTTAACCTTAATTTTTGTTTAAGTGTATTTTCTGCTATTCGCACACTTTTTATACCTAAAATTAAAGCTCTTATGTGATATTTATCTGCAAAAATAATTTATGAAACCTTTTGATGTGAAGAAATAGGGAAAATTAGGGTTCTAAGTGTCTTATGGCAACGTGTGATCGTTTTATCGTAACTCATGTATTATTTTGGAGACTCATATCCTTTGGTTGAACTACATGAAGTCGGGTGTTCTATCGATTTTTAAGCTGTCACCTGTTAAAGAGGTTTCTACATGTCCTTAGTCAAGAAATGTGCGGCCGAGTCAATCGGCACTTTTTGGTTGGTTTTAGGCGGATGTGGTAGTGCGGTACTCGCTGCCGCCTATCCTTACGGCGAAGCGGCAAATCCCCTGGGAATTGGTCTACTTGGCGTTTCTCTCGCTTTTGGTTTGACCGTCATGACGATGGCCTATGCGATCGGTCATATCTCTGGCTGTCACCTGAATCCAGCAGTTTCCTTTGGGCTTTGGATGGGCAAGCGCTTCCCCAGTGCTCATCTGCTGCCTTATATCGTCTCCCAAGTTGTCGGTGCGATCGTCGCTGGAGCCGTGCTCTATTTCATTGCCAGTGGCCGGCCGGGGTTTGAGCTCACCGGCGGTAACCCGTTAGCAACAAATGGTTTTGGTGAGCATTCGCCGGGTGGATATTCCCTGATCGCGGCGTTGATTACCGAAATCGTCATGACGTTTATGTTCTTGATGGTGATTTTGGGTGCAACGGATAAGCGCGCACCCCAAGGCTTTGCACCAGCGGCGATCGGTCTGTGCTTGACGCTAATTCACTTGATTAGTATCCCGGTGACGAATACGTCTGTTAACCCAGCTCGTAGTACTGGTGTGGCGCTGTTTGCCGGTGCGGGTTTGGTCAGTCAACTTTGGTTGTTCTGGATTGCCCCGATTGTTGGTGCTGTGCTGGCTGGTCTGGTTTATAACACCTTATTTGAGGCGGATAGCAACCCGGTGCTGGGGGTTCCTGACATCGATAGCGATTTTGTGCGTTAAGCGGTTGAATCGCGAAATTCGCTTGGCTCAACAGACTTGATCATGGAGTCAGCATCGGTTGATTCAAACCCAATGAGGCGTTATCCAAACGTGACATAAGCAAACAGCGGCGGCCTGAGCTCAGGCCGCCGCTGTTTGCTATGGGGTGATAATTAAGTTGAACTTAAAGCGTCCCACTCTCATCGATTGGCGGTTGCGGGGGCTGTTGCTGCGGCTCTGCGGCGGCGGGCTTGGCGCCACCGACTGAGTCGTCAATCAACTCATCGTCATCCAGAATTGGGGACTTGTAAGCAGCACCGTAGTCCGCACCATCACCGGAGCCGAAACTCTCGAAGCTAAAGGTCGGACGCTCTTCGACGCCATCGATCTTGTAGTTGCGAGCGGTGCGATCGTCCAGGACGATGTCTGTTAAGTTCGCATCATCATCGAACATCCCGTCGTAGTTCAAATCAACTTCGGGGGAGCCGATCTCCTCATAGGCATTGAACCCTGTACCGGCCGGAATCAAGCGACCAATAATCACGTTCTCTTTCAAGCCACGCAACCAGTCGGACTTACCTTCGATCGCCGCTTCTGTGAGGACACGGGTGGTCTCCTGGAAGGAGGCCGCCGAGATGAAGCTGTCGGTGTTGAGCGATGCCTTGGTAATCCCGAGCAGTACTGGTGTGTAATGCGCCGGTGCACCACCGGTAATGGCCATAGCTTCATTCACCTGTTCTAGCTGATAAAGCTCGACCAATTCGCCCGGTAACATTGTGGTGTCGCCACCATCTTCGACCCGCACCTTGGAAGTCATCTGTCGCACCACAACTTCAATGTGTTTGTCCGAAATGTCGATGCCCTGGGATTGGTAAACCGCCTGAACTTCCGTTACCAAAATTGTTTGGACAGTTCGTAAGCTGAGCAGTGCGGCTTCATGGGTACCCAGTTTCTCGACGTGCGCTTGGAATAAAATTTCCAGCAAGTCGTGGGGATTAACCGGACCATCCGTCAGTCGTTCACCGGCTTCGACCTTTTCACCGTCAACTACAATCACACTTTGACCCGGGCCGATCGTGTATTCGGTCAGTAGACCTTCGTTGTCAACCACCTTGACTTCGACGGAATCATCTTCCGCATAAGCCACTTGCACGGTACCGCCGCGTTGACAGAGGACGCCGCCTTCTTTGGGTTTCCGGGCTTCGAGCAATTCCTCAATCCGCGGTAGACCCTGGATGATATCGCCAGTCTTGGTGCGCTCAAAAATCAGCAGAACGAGATTGTCACCCCGCTGTACAAGGTCGCCGTTATCGACGTGGAGCACCGCACCAGGTGACACCCGGTAAGGTCGAGCAATGCGCATGGTCACGTTGTTACCGTTGACCGCGATGACTTCGCCTGAGTCCGTAAAGCTGCTTGTATCCATGCCGGCTCCGGCAATCACCAAATCACCCGCTTTCACCGTAGCCCCGCTACCGGCTTCCACTTGCAATTTATCGGCTTCACGTACAACAAGCACCCGACGAATGGCCTCAGTCCCCTCGCGAATACCCTGCACCTCCCCGGCCTCCTTACAGAGGATTGCGGTTCTGGCGACAACGTCATTTGGCCCAATTTGATCACCATCTTTGACCAGAATTTCGGTGCGGGTACTCCCTTGGGTGGTATCTGCCGCGATATCCCGGCGAATGACCAAGGATTCGAGAATGACGATTTGTAAGCGGAGGATTTCGGCATCCTTTTCGTCTTCCACCAATTCAATATTGGCGGATAGCGTTTCACGATCGGATTCCAATACCAACTGTGTGCGAACTAAATCCACCCCATTCACGGACTTCACTCGTTCACCATCTTTGTACAAGACGCGCTGGCTAGATTTGAGTTTGATGCCTTGGCTCTTGTCTTCGGAGGTCGAGCTCTGGCTCGGTACCGGTGCGTTATCCGAAACCTCGTATTCTAAGGTCGGACGTACTAGCATCGCTGGCCCTTCTGGGGTCTCAACGAACTCGGCGTAGGACATATCCTTGGCCACCAGTCCTGGCATAATCGATTCACCCGGCTGGACCAAAGCGGTCTCTTTGGTCACGAGACCGTCCAGACTATCGACCATGTGCAGGTCGCCGGGCTTGATCACGATTTCCCGCAGAATGTCGTTCTTTTGGGTGACTTCCACCACACCATTCGTTTGGCTGAAGATATCTTTAACCACTTCGGTGCCGGCTTCCACGTACTGACCGTCTTCGACCATCAGCAAGGAAATATCCTTGTTGACCTCGTGGGCTTCTTCCGGAATCCAAATCAGCGTACCGCCTTGGACGATTTCATAACCAGTTTTACCTTTAGCCCGCTTCGCGACTTCTAAACCGGCAAATTTCACAATACCGCCAGTCTGTGTGTGATAGCGATCGTCAACGAGTTCGGCGACGACTTGACCATTAATCACCTGTGTCCCTGGTGTGGCCTTGACCGAGAAAACTTGACCATTGCCGTCTTCAAGCCGATATTGGTCACCCCCTTGGAGACTTTCAACCCGCTTAATTTCGGATTTGTCGAGCATCACCGAAGCCGTAATAATTTCGACTTCGCGGCCCCCTTTGCTTTCCGAGTCCGTATCACTTAAGCGGACAATCCCGCCATTTTCAGTTGTGACACGCGTTTCGGCAATCACGCCTTCCGCCGAGACTTCATCGCCGTTCTTGACGGTGGGCTCAGCCCCCGGTGGCAGGTTGTAGACGTCGCCTGATAAGACCCACATCAAGCCACCACGTTGGGCGATGCGGGTGGTATTGCCCTGACGGTCTTTCTTCTCTTCCGGGATGACGTCGGCGAAGCGCACTTCACCAGCCAAGTCCGAGGCCACATCTTTGGCGGCTTTCTCGGTTGTTTTGCGAGCCCGGCCGGTGAGGGGAATCTCGGCCAAAATTTGGCCTTTTTTCACTTGGTCACCGTCGCTGACGAACAGCATTGCACCTTGGGGCAGGGTGAAGGTTTGATCCTTATTGCCGGAGACGGTCATTTTGTTCGCGGCATCACTCGATTC from Romeriopsis navalis LEGE 11480 includes the following:
- a CDS encoding luciferase domain-containing protein, with product MSNLKLNLVTALERIPGITHQPWPERDDGFSTIHFHDREIAHFHNFNEIDLRLGRRLIKQEKLTPPTDSIHHPKRSANSQFLEMRFTQTQDIQRIVHLVKLLTGMAGA
- a CDS encoding DUF2061 domain-containing protein codes for the protein MFRNESLHYPEPAGYLGPFMICVVSHLRSMKPHHSFEIFPFRLMSNNKLLTKPYTQTRFRTNEKSLKESHIRTLLKTLSWRIIATATTVTIAYIIFGNISSALKVGGIEFFAKMLIYYCHERAWQIRPRGRVRNWLRRKNA
- a CDS encoding bifunctional riboflavin kinase/FAD synthetase codes for the protein MWTSTSLQTALTPTAIALGNFDGIHCGHRQVIEPVLAAREQAVLRLYATVVSFSPHPREFFSKQPLALLSPFEERISLLEQTGVDQLMVLPFDQELANLSPEEFVQQILVEKLQAKHISVGKDFRFGHRRAGNADLLQDLAANFGVEVTQVSLQTRGGKRISSSAVRQALATGDIGDASQLLGRPYRLIGKVVQGQQLGRTIGFPTANLQLPESKLVPAQGVYGVRVSGKDLNQGNAMYGVMNIGNRPTVNGVSQTIEVHLLDWQGDLYGQELTVELLEFIRSEQRFPSLDALKEQILADCAVARQRLV
- the surE gene encoding 5'/3'-nucleotidase SurE, which encodes MKLLISNDDGVFAIGARALANGLAAAGHQVTVVCPDRERSAAGHGLTLHQPIRATIVDGIFDPAVTAWSCSGTPADCVKLALWSLLDERPDLVISGINQGANLGTDVIYSGTVSAAMEGLIEGIPSIAVSLTSFTEKNFQPAADYAVKLVAQLQEQPLQEMLLLNINVPAIPAAAIQGVKLARQGIRRYIEVFEKRQDPRGKTYYWLAGEAVEEVDDPDPTHNLPTDVEAIREHYITLTPLQYNLTALRSLNRLQSWLQSAD
- the pheS gene encoding phenylalanine--tRNA ligase subunit alpha, giving the protein MTVSELEAQLDAICQEAQQAIAAADSLDALEQMRVKYMGKKGPIPKVLGGMGKLDHADRPRVGARANEVKTAIQTELDDKKTALQAAAIQARLEAETLDVTMPGNYRPQGRKHPLNSTTDRILDIFVGLGYTVEEGPEMETDYYNFEALNFLPDHPARDMQDTLYLPDGNLLRTHTSTVQVRYMENTDPPIRIVVPGRVYRRDTVDATHSAVFHQVELLAVDEGLTFTDLKGTLKVFLQEFFGEELEVRFRASYFPFTEPSAEVDVKWKGRWLEIMGCGMVDPNVLKSAGYDPEVYTGFAAGLGVERMAMVLHQIDDIRRLYNSDLRFLQQF
- the aqpZ gene encoding aquaporin Z yields the protein MSLVKKCAAESIGTFWLVLGGCGSAVLAAAYPYGEAANPLGIGLLGVSLAFGLTVMTMAYAIGHISGCHLNPAVSFGLWMGKRFPSAHLLPYIVSQVVGAIVAGAVLYFIASGRPGFELTGGNPLATNGFGEHSPGGYSLIAALITEIVMTFMFLMVILGATDKRAPQGFAPAAIGLCLTLIHLISIPVTNTSVNPARSTGVALFAGAGLVSQLWLFWIAPIVGAVLAGLVYNTLFEADSNPVLGVPDIDSDFVR